One window of Deltaproteobacteria bacterium CG11_big_fil_rev_8_21_14_0_20_49_13 genomic DNA carries:
- a CDS encoding indolepyruvate ferredoxin oxidoreductase has translation MEPKQMMLLGDEGIAMAAIHSGISAAYAYPGTPATEIQEAIQRYVAAFPDCGIIARWNINEKVALEAGVGASLIGLRSLVTFKHVGLNVAADPFMSAMITGAGGGLVIAPADDPGMHSSQNEQDSRFYAMFAQIPCFEPVSAQDAYDLTREAFEFSEKAELPVMVRSVTRLSHTRSLVKFAPAREKNKMTLPSDYKRWTVLPSNARAQYQRLLDKQPKFVEWSNNHSSNILHIENGASVCVIASGLGYNYFMECMENAGGGFKPSYLRIATYPLPEKKINELLKNVSTLVVIEEGCPLVERSIWKNIVASGKKIEVKGKLTGTLPQAGELNADIVRVALGLADIKPKGENVSDLLRDRPPQLCKGCPHCDTFKALNAALEGEKNRSVFSDIGCYTLGFYPPYEAINSCLCMGASISMAKAAGENGLKYSVGVIGDSTFNHSGITPLLEGVKQKTPFTTIILDNSTTAMTGGQETLCIGKELEDLILGMGLSREHLRVIEALPKNHEANTKVIKEELDHKGPSVIIAKRECLQIK, from the coding sequence ATGGAACCGAAACAGATGATGCTCCTGGGCGACGAGGGGATAGCGATGGCGGCGATACATTCCGGCATCTCTGCGGCGTACGCATATCCCGGGACGCCGGCAACAGAGATCCAGGAGGCTATTCAAAGATATGTTGCCGCATTTCCCGATTGCGGGATAATAGCGCGCTGGAACATAAATGAAAAGGTGGCGCTTGAGGCAGGTGTAGGCGCTTCGCTCATTGGACTACGTTCGCTGGTCACGTTCAAACACGTGGGACTTAACGTTGCGGCGGACCCTTTTATGAGCGCAATGATAACGGGCGCCGGCGGAGGGCTTGTTATAGCTCCGGCGGACGACCCCGGCATGCACTCGTCCCAAAACGAGCAGGATTCGAGATTTTATGCAATGTTCGCGCAGATACCGTGTTTCGAACCCGTCAGCGCCCAGGATGCTTACGACCTCACGCGCGAGGCTTTCGAGTTTTCTGAAAAGGCAGAGCTCCCCGTTATGGTCCGCTCGGTCACGCGGCTTTCGCACACAAGGTCCCTTGTAAAGTTCGCGCCGGCACGCGAGAAGAACAAGATGACGCTTCCCAGCGACTACAAGCGCTGGACCGTTCTTCCTAGCAACGCGCGCGCGCAGTATCAAAGGCTCCTTGATAAACAGCCCAAATTCGTTGAGTGGTCGAACAATCACAGTTCCAACATCCTTCACATTGAGAACGGCGCGAGCGTGTGCGTCATCGCAAGCGGACTTGGATACAACTACTTCATGGAGTGCATGGAAAATGCCGGCGGCGGTTTCAAGCCTTCATACTTAAGGATAGCGACATATCCGTTGCCTGAGAAGAAGATAAACGAGCTTTTAAAGAATGTCTCAACCCTCGTTGTGATCGAAGAGGGTTGTCCATTGGTCGAACGTTCAATTTGGAAGAACATCGTAGCAAGCGGGAAAAAGATCGAGGTTAAGGGGAAGCTGACCGGCACCCTTCCTCAGGCGGGCGAGCTCAACGCGGACATTGTGAGAGTTGCGCTTGGCCTTGCGGACATTAAACCCAAGGGCGAGAACGTGAGCGATCTTCTTCGCGACAGGCCGCCACAGCTTTGCAAAGGTTGCCCACACTGCGATACGTTCAAGGCCCTTAATGCGGCGCTTGAAGGGGAGAAAAATAGGTCGGTATTTTCGGACATCGGTTGCTATACTCTCGGGTTCTATCCTCCGTACGAAGCTATTAACTCATGCCTTTGCATGGGGGCTTCTATCTCGATGGCAAAGGCGGCGGGCGAGAACGGGCTCAAATATTCCGTTGGTGTGATAGGAGATTCGACCTTCAACCATTCGGGCATTACGCCGCTACTCGAAGGCGTTAAGCAGAAGACGCCGTTCACGACCATCATTCTTGATAATTCCACGACCGCAATGACCGGCGGACAGGAGACCCTTTGCATAGGTAAAGAGCTGGAGGATCTCATACTTGGAATGGGGCTTTCGCGCGAGCATCTTCGTGTGATCGAGGCTTTGCCCAAGAACCACGAGGCGAACACCAAGGTCATAAAAGAGGAGCTCGACCACAAAGGTCCGAGCGTGATAATAGCAAAACGCGAATGTTTGCAGATAAAGTAA
- a CDS encoding tyrosine phenol-lyase: MIQRTIVPYKIKSIEPITLLSREERERAITKSGHNLFRLRSEQVYIDLLTDSGTGAMSAKQWSAVMVGDESYAGSSSFYRLEGVIHDLMGLQYLIPVHQGRAAEHVLDHLLVSKGMIIPGNTHFDTTKAHIEFRGGRAIDCTIEEGRTPSTDHPFKGNVDLTLLKRAVETSGSENVSYVLLTITCNSGGGQPVSMANIKEVSKYCRKENLRLFFDAARFAENAYFIQQREEGFKNTSIKKIVKEMFSYVDGCTMSAKKDGIVPIGGFLAVRDEQIYEDLKPNEILFEGFYTYGGMSGMDMENMAQGLTEVVDENYLAYRIGQVKELGEMLDSCGIPVVKPIGGHAVFIDGRRFYPNVPEDQFPAQMVCVELYKYGGIRTVEVGSSLAGRDPDTGKNLRPAMDLCRLAIPRRVYSKEHLDYVADIIKEAHKETCTRTKGLAFEKESKGIRHFDSTFKYL, translated from the coding sequence ATGATACAAAGAACCATTGTTCCCTACAAGATCAAGAGCATTGAGCCGATCACCTTACTTTCAAGAGAAGAGAGAGAAAGGGCGATAACAAAATCTGGGCATAATCTATTCAGACTCCGATCCGAACAGGTATATATCGACCTTTTGACCGACTCCGGCACCGGGGCCATGAGCGCAAAGCAGTGGTCGGCCGTTATGGTGGGTGACGAGTCGTACGCCGGGTCATCATCATTTTACAGGCTTGAAGGCGTTATTCACGACCTTATGGGTCTTCAGTATCTTATACCTGTGCATCAGGGCCGCGCCGCGGAACATGTGCTGGACCATCTGCTCGTCTCCAAGGGGATGATCATCCCGGGGAACACACATTTTGACACAACAAAGGCGCATATTGAGTTTCGGGGCGGACGCGCCATCGACTGCACCATAGAAGAAGGGAGAACCCCTTCAACCGACCACCCCTTCAAGGGAAATGTCGATCTCACGCTTTTAAAACGTGCGGTCGAGACCAGCGGAAGCGAAAATGTGTCTTATGTGCTTTTGACCATCACCTGCAACTCCGGCGGCGGACAGCCCGTTTCGATGGCCAACATTAAGGAGGTGAGCAAATATTGTCGAAAAGAGAACTTACGCCTCTTCTTCGACGCCGCACGCTTTGCCGAGAACGCATATTTTATTCAGCAACGTGAGGAAGGCTTCAAAAATACCTCGATCAAAAAGATAGTGAAGGAGATGTTCTCCTATGTTGACGGTTGCACAATGAGCGCAAAGAAGGATGGCATCGTCCCCATCGGAGGATTCCTGGCTGTTCGCGACGAGCAGATCTATGAGGACCTTAAACCCAACGAGATACTCTTTGAGGGCTTTTACACCTACGGCGGAATGAGCGGCATGGATATGGAGAATATGGCTCAGGGCTTAACCGAGGTCGTGGACGAGAACTACCTTGCTTACCGCATCGGACAGGTGAAAGAGCTTGGCGAAATGCTTGACTCTTGCGGCATACCGGTCGTGAAACCGATAGGCGGACACGCTGTGTTCATAGACGGAAGACGCTTCTATCCGAACGTCCCCGAGGACCAGTTCCCCGCGCAGATGGTATGCGTTGAACTCTATAAATATGGCGGCATAAGAACGGTCGAGGTCGGCTCTTCGCTTGCCGGCCGCGATCCCGATACCGGCAAGAACCTAAGACCCGCCATGGACCTTTGCAGACTTGCGATTCCAAGGCGCGTTTATTCCAAAGAACATTTAGACTACGTGGCCGATATCATTAAAGAAGCGCACAAAGAGACCTGCACAAGAACCAAGGGCCTTGCATTTGAAAAAGAGTCCAAAGGGATCCGCCACTTCGACTCCACCTTCAAATATCTGTAA
- a CDS encoding YfcE family phosphodiesterase — MILGIMSDTHGHLTEMREAASRMAEEFNADVIIHLGDDSTDADDLKISFKNVVSVPGIFETRYKDPAFPNRIIKEFEGVPFLITHTPVKDAHDLEEDINPTEAAQDGDVKIVLYGHTHKPFIGERYGAYYINPGHIHPKDNRGSSMTFAILELKPHKLEVKIIELKGSVIDQKTFFIE; from the coding sequence ATGATACTGGGCATAATGAGCGATACGCACGGACACCTGACCGAGATGCGGGAAGCGGCGTCACGTATGGCAGAGGAGTTCAACGCGGACGTTATTATCCATCTCGGTGACGATTCGACCGATGCGGACGATCTTAAAATATCTTTTAAGAACGTTGTTTCGGTCCCCGGCATCTTCGAGACTAGGTATAAGGACCCGGCATTCCCCAACAGGATAATAAAGGAATTCGAAGGCGTTCCATTTCTTATAACCCACACCCCTGTCAAAGACGCGCACGACCTTGAGGAAGACATCAATCCAACTGAGGCCGCACAGGACGGCGACGTGAAAATAGTACTTTACGGACACACCCACAAACCTTTCATAGGAGAGAGGTACGGAGCATATTACATAAACCCCGGTCATATCCACCCCAAGGACAACAGGGGTTCGTCCATGACATTTGCCATACTTGAATTAAAACCTCATAAGCTGGAAGTAAAAATAATAGAGCTAAAAGGTAGCGTCATCGACCAAAAGACATTCTTCATTGAATGA
- a CDS encoding short-chain dehydrogenase, with product MEFHGKKLLVLGGAGLVGQPICKLAADEGVGEITICSLFERETAEFAAEMEKGYPKVKIHRAWGNVFVRNDFKDTPLTEILGNPEKRQLLASDILDPLNKDILASSSIYQILNKFKPDIVVDSINTATGIAYQNIYGVAKEVRNAFDKKENKTTDEIQGVVEKLLCTQYLPQLIRHVQIFLQSMVEHKTKFYLKIGTCGTGGMGLNIPYTHSEDKPSQMLLSKSAVAGGHSLLMFLMARTPGGPIIKEIKPAAAIAWKKVALGAIRKKGKEVLLEDVTDNDAVILKGVFVKKMESAPKHLEENGKPKPLVAPFIDTGENGFFSLGEFEALTDQGQMEFITPEEIARCAIWEITGMNTGHDIVAALDNSTMGPTYRAGYMRQGALAELRKVIADTGIDSVAFEQLGPPRLSKLLYEAHLLKLCFGSFEKVLAAKPEAITKAMEDKLMSDSDLRARIISIGIPILLSGGDKLLRGSYVAIPADVPGKPNAGFEISRDFVDKCAHDGWLDMRNANIVKWQERFKTIMSETGAIPKTDSSSFYTKGPHYWKDENGTYSIAISKLVSWIFINEDKGIRMKG from the coding sequence ATGGAATTTCATGGCAAAAAGCTTTTGGTGCTTGGCGGGGCGGGGCTTGTAGGTCAGCCGATATGCAAGCTCGCGGCGGACGAAGGGGTGGGCGAGATAACTATATGCTCTCTCTTTGAGAGAGAGACCGCTGAATTTGCGGCCGAGATGGAGAAGGGCTATCCAAAGGTAAAAATTCACAGGGCGTGGGGCAACGTCTTCGTAAGGAACGACTTTAAAGACACGCCGCTCACGGAAATTCTTGGCAACCCGGAAAAGAGACAGCTGCTTGCGAGCGATATATTGGACCCGCTCAATAAAGATATCCTTGCCAGCTCTTCCATCTATCAGATTCTAAACAAGTTCAAACCGGACATCGTTGTAGATTCCATAAATACCGCAACGGGCATTGCATATCAGAACATCTACGGCGTTGCCAAAGAGGTGAGGAACGCGTTCGATAAAAAAGAGAACAAGACGACCGACGAGATACAGGGTGTAGTTGAAAAGCTCCTCTGCACGCAATATCTGCCGCAGCTCATCCGGCACGTTCAGATATTCCTGCAGTCGATGGTCGAGCATAAGACCAAGTTCTATTTGAAGATAGGTACCTGCGGTACCGGCGGAATGGGCCTTAATATCCCTTATACTCACAGTGAAGACAAGCCGTCGCAAATGCTTCTTTCCAAATCCGCAGTTGCGGGAGGCCATTCACTTCTCATGTTCCTTATGGCGCGCACCCCAGGCGGCCCCATCATTAAAGAGATAAAACCCGCCGCTGCCATCGCTTGGAAGAAGGTGGCGCTCGGCGCGATAAGAAAGAAGGGGAAAGAGGTCCTTTTAGAGGACGTTACAGATAACGATGCGGTTATTTTAAAGGGTGTGTTCGTCAAAAAGATGGAGAGCGCGCCCAAGCATCTGGAGGAGAACGGCAAACCTAAACCGCTCGTTGCGCCATTTATAGATACCGGCGAGAACGGGTTCTTCTCCCTTGGAGAATTCGAGGCGCTTACCGATCAGGGACAGATGGAGTTCATTACGCCCGAAGAGATAGCCCGGTGCGCTATCTGGGAGATAACCGGTATGAACACCGGTCACGACATAGTTGCCGCGCTCGATAATTCCACAATGGGGCCGACATATCGCGCAGGTTATATGAGACAGGGGGCGCTGGCCGAACTTCGTAAGGTGATAGCAGATACCGGCATCGACAGCGTAGCCTTCGAACAATTAGGGCCCCCGAGACTTTCAAAACTCCTCTACGAAGCACATCTGTTAAAGCTCTGCTTTGGATCTTTTGAAAAGGTCCTGGCAGCAAAGCCGGAAGCCATAACCAAGGCTATGGAAGACAAGCTGATGTCTGACAGCGACCTTCGCGCACGCATAATCTCTATTGGCATTCCGATACTTTTGAGTGGTGGTGATAAACTTCTTCGCGGGAGCTATGTTGCCATCCCCGCCGACGTCCCGGGAAAACCGAACGCAGGTTTCGAGATATCCCGGGACTTTGTCGATAAATGCGCCCACGACGGCTGGCTGGATATGAGGAACGCCAATATCGTAAAATGGCAGGAGAGGTTCAAGACGATAATGTCGGAGACCGGCGCCATTCCCAAGACAGACTCATCTAGCTTCTACACAAAGGGTCCGCACTACTGGAAAGATGAGAACGGGACCTATTCGATAGCTATATCAAAACTTGTCAGCTGGATATTCATTAACGAGGATAAGGGAATAAGGATGAAGGGGTAG
- a CDS encoding amino acid transporter → MDKLSKYSTKTTAVVITTAMLTFVSAWRAASVVLCDLGSSAFYACGIAEQAIGKAAPWFIIAIMCFSLCVRVVYMESCAMFVRGGVYKVVKQALGGPIAKMSVSALLFDYSLTGPISSVSAGHYLAGFLNQFFALIGFTGIYISPPTFAVIFGIIVTLYFWRQNIIGIRESSAASLRIVQLSILVIGIIFVWSLVTIMFTHVELPTFTPHPTDEAMGWLRHFPWVRGIGLIGIFVALGHSILAMSGEESLAQLYREIASPKIKNLKRAAVVIFVFSFLFTGLVSLFAMMIIPDQVRPAYYNNLLSGLSMHLIGPTTIKMAMQGLIVIVGVLLLSGAVNTAMVGANGDLNRLGEDGIFANWFRKTHPRYGTTYRFISSIAIVQMVIILLCEGDVYILGEAYAFGVIWCFVSQTLAVLILRWKDRTPREFMAPFNIKFGGVYLPIGIGLTFLFLFCIAIVNLFTKTIATKLGIIFTIAFYFVLLGFEYSNKRKKSGGDHELEEVNLKFQDVANAVNCGCKHQSRILVAARDPNNLYHLKDVLEKTDSDTTDVMVMTVRQGPVLEEGGVESLPSDERILLTNIVAVAEKHGTSVIPIVVPATDPIYATAKAAFDLGAGEIVLGKSLKTDPSVQLEKLAMAWGFVSSGTDKKVTVKVIWPDHELKVELS, encoded by the coding sequence ATGGATAAATTATCCAAATATTCCACTAAAACTACCGCTGTGGTCATTACAACGGCGATGCTTACCTTCGTTTCGGCATGGCGCGCGGCATCGGTTGTCCTTTGCGACCTTGGTTCATCGGCCTTTTATGCCTGCGGGATAGCCGAACAGGCGATAGGCAAGGCGGCCCCGTGGTTCATTATAGCCATAATGTGCTTTTCGCTGTGTGTTCGTGTGGTTTACATGGAATCGTGCGCCATGTTCGTTCGTGGCGGTGTTTATAAGGTAGTGAAACAGGCGCTGGGCGGGCCCATTGCCAAAATGTCGGTTTCGGCCCTTCTTTTCGATTATTCGTTGACCGGACCCATAAGCTCTGTTTCTGCCGGTCACTATCTGGCGGGATTTTTGAACCAGTTCTTTGCGCTCATAGGGTTTACCGGGATCTATATCAGTCCTCCTACATTTGCCGTTATCTTTGGCATTATAGTAACCCTATATTTCTGGCGCCAGAACATCATAGGTATCCGCGAATCAAGTGCGGCGTCCTTAAGAATAGTCCAGCTCTCTATACTTGTTATCGGCATAATATTCGTTTGGAGCCTTGTAACGATAATGTTCACGCATGTTGAGCTCCCTACATTTACCCCGCATCCTACAGATGAGGCCATGGGTTGGCTAAGACATTTTCCATGGGTAAGGGGGATCGGTCTTATCGGTATATTCGTGGCCCTCGGGCATTCGATACTCGCCATGAGCGGTGAGGAGTCGTTGGCCCAGCTTTATCGTGAGATAGCCTCGCCAAAGATCAAGAATCTGAAAAGGGCGGCGGTTGTTATCTTCGTATTTAGTTTTCTTTTTACCGGTCTCGTCTCCCTTTTTGCGATGATGATCATTCCCGACCAGGTAAGGCCAGCGTACTATAATAATCTTCTTTCCGGCCTTTCCATGCACTTGATAGGTCCGACCACGATAAAAATGGCGATGCAGGGGCTTATCGTTATCGTCGGGGTGCTTCTCCTTTCGGGTGCCGTTAATACCGCCATGGTAGGCGCCAACGGCGATCTGAATAGGTTGGGGGAGGACGGTATCTTTGCCAACTGGTTCAGAAAAACGCACCCGCGCTACGGCACTACGTACAGATTCATATCTTCCATTGCGATAGTTCAAATGGTCATAATCCTCTTGTGTGAAGGCGACGTTTATATCCTGGGTGAGGCATATGCGTTCGGCGTTATTTGGTGTTTCGTGAGTCAGACGCTGGCGGTCCTGATACTAAGATGGAAGGACAGGACCCCAAGGGAGTTCATGGCCCCGTTCAATATCAAGTTCGGCGGAGTCTATCTCCCAATAGGGATAGGGCTTACGTTCCTCTTTCTTTTTTGCATTGCCATAGTCAACCTTTTCACAAAGACGATCGCTACGAAGCTTGGAATAATCTTTACGATAGCTTTTTACTTTGTTCTGTTGGGCTTTGAATACTCGAACAAGAGAAAGAAGTCAGGCGGGGATCATGAACTTGAAGAGGTTAACCTGAAATTTCAGGATGTGGCGAATGCGGTGAACTGCGGCTGTAAACACCAGAGCAGGATACTTGTTGCAGCGCGCGATCCCAATAATCTCTATCATTTAAAAGATGTTCTAGAAAAAACGGACAGCGATACTACCGATGTAATGGTAATGACCGTGAGACAGGGGCCGGTGCTGGAAGAGGGAGGGGTTGAAAGTCTTCCCTCGGACGAGCGCATTCTGCTGACCAACATAGTTGCCGTGGCCGAAAAGCACGGGACCTCGGTCATTCCTATCGTGGTGCCGGCCACAGACCCGATCTACGCCACCGCCAAGGCGGCCTTTGACCTAGGCGCAGGCGAGATAGTGCTCGGGAAGTCTTTAAAGACCGACCCGTCGGTTCAATTGGAAAAATTGGCGATGGCGTGGGGATTTGTGTCGTCCGGCACGGATAAAAAAGTAACGGTCAAGGTCATCTGGCCGGACCATGAGCTTAAAGTCGAACTTTCGTGA
- a CDS encoding secondary thiamine-phosphate synthase enzyme codes for MNTHSDLITIKSGAHIEFVEIRDKVAAAINRSNVKNGIAILTTQHTTTAVCINEKCSRLQEDMKEALKCLVPVNADYKHDHSSVDGRNNAHSHLMSLFLKTNEIVPITDGKMALGTWQSIFFIELDGPRPERNIRVTIIGNDE; via the coding sequence ATGAACACCCACAGCGATCTCATAACCATCAAGTCGGGCGCGCATATTGAGTTCGTTGAAATAAGGGACAAGGTCGCCGCCGCCATAAATAGATCCAATGTAAAGAACGGAATTGCGATACTCACCACTCAGCACACAACTACCGCCGTATGCATCAATGAAAAGTGCTCCCGCCTTCAGGAAGATATGAAAGAGGCTCTGAAATGTCTCGTACCTGTCAACGCCGATTACAAGCACGACCATTCGAGCGTTGACGGAAGAAACAACGCCCACAGCCATTTAATGTCGCTATTTCTTAAGACCAATGAGATAGTCCCCATTACGGACGGAAAGATGGCGCTCGGGACATGGCAGAGCATATTCTTTATAGAACTTGATGGGCCAAGACCCGAAAGAAATATCAGAGTTACTATAATTGGTAATGACGAATGA
- a CDS encoding MBL fold metallo-hydrolase, whose translation MKLQFLGATGTVTGSKFLLYNASAKYMIDCGLFQGLKELRLRNWAPLPVPVVEINSVILTHAHIDHSGYFPVFVKQGFRGRAYASTSTVELCKILLPDSGFLQEEDAVFATKKGFSKHLPALPLYTYSDAVASLPYLSAIPDGKPFDLGHGIKVRLVEAGHILGARFVHITSQVPYQRTILFAGDIGRYDSVINKGPATIKEVDYIVMESTYGDKLHPDENVFDRMEHIIRSTVERGGKIIIPAFAVDRTQEIIYIIKKLQDKKRIPVVPMFLNTPMGISATQIYTKHSNEEGFFKDEMDEHSFTLPNMKMVRTQEESKNLNFMPGPAIIISASGMMTGGRVLHHVKAYGPDPNSTLVLVGYQASGTRGRAILDGSRSIKIHGQPVPLNCHIELIDSISAHGDYEDILKWLSNFRRKPKAIFLVHGEANSTKALATRIKDRFNWNVVIPNYLDEFDLA comes from the coding sequence TTGAAATTGCAATTCTTGGGCGCGACTGGGACGGTGACCGGTTCCAAGTTCCTTCTCTATAACGCATCCGCAAAATATATGATAGACTGCGGGCTCTTTCAGGGGCTCAAAGAGCTTCGTCTGCGAAACTGGGCTCCTCTGCCTGTTCCTGTCGTAGAGATCAACTCGGTCATCCTTACACATGCACACATCGATCACAGCGGATATTTCCCCGTCTTCGTAAAACAGGGGTTCAGAGGCAGGGCCTACGCTAGCACATCGACAGTCGAACTTTGCAAGATACTACTTCCCGATTCGGGCTTTCTGCAGGAAGAAGACGCGGTCTTCGCGACAAAGAAGGGTTTTTCAAAACATCTGCCGGCACTTCCTTTGTATACGTATAGCGACGCCGTCGCCTCGCTCCCTTATCTCTCCGCCATTCCGGATGGGAAGCCTTTCGACCTTGGACACGGAATTAAAGTGCGCCTCGTAGAGGCGGGCCACATCTTAGGCGCGAGGTTCGTTCACATCACATCGCAGGTGCCGTATCAGCGCACCATTCTCTTTGCAGGCGACATAGGCAGGTACGATTCGGTCATCAACAAGGGCCCTGCGACCATAAAAGAGGTCGATTATATCGTCATGGAGTCGACCTACGGAGACAAACTTCATCCTGATGAGAATGTCTTCGACAGGATGGAGCATATCATAAGATCAACGGTAGAACGAGGCGGAAAAATTATTATACCGGCGTTCGCCGTCGACAGGACGCAGGAGATCATTTACATAATCAAAAAACTTCAGGATAAAAAGAGGATACCCGTTGTGCCCATGTTCTTGAACACGCCGATGGGAATAAGTGCCACGCAGATATATACGAAGCATTCAAATGAAGAGGGGTTCTTTAAAGATGAAATGGATGAGCATTCCTTCACTCTTCCCAATATGAAGATGGTAAGGACGCAGGAAGAGTCCAAGAACCTGAACTTCATGCCAGGCCCTGCTATCATAATCTCGGCCTCCGGAATGATGACAGGCGGAAGGGTGCTTCATCATGTGAAGGCGTACGGCCCGGACCCCAACTCAACCCTTGTGCTTGTCGGTTATCAGGCGTCAGGGACCAGGGGCAGGGCGATACTTGACGGTTCAAGGAGCATAAAGATCCACGGACAGCCGGTTCCGCTTAACTGTCATATCGAGCTCATAGATTCCATTTCCGCGCACGGTGATTACGAGGATATCCTGAAATGGCTCTCAAATTTCAGGCGCAAGCCAAAGGCGATATTTCTGGTTCACGGCGAGGCCAATTCCACAAAGGCCCTTGCGACAAGGATCAAGGATCGTTTCAACTGGAACGTTGTCATTCCAAACTATCTGGACGAGTTCGATCTGGCTTAG
- a CDS encoding permease, which produces MNSAIMVGTGFLAGVLGGFLGVGGAVLMIPVLVFFLGFSQKMAQGTTLAAMIPPIGLMAALMYWKAGNVDFKAAILLACGFFIGGWIGGTLVQEIPDGIIRKVFAIFLVIIAVKMWMK; this is translated from the coding sequence ATGAACAGTGCCATAATGGTCGGTACCGGATTTTTGGCAGGTGTCCTTGGCGGTTTTTTGGGGGTAGGCGGTGCGGTATTAATGATACCGGTGCTGGTCTTCTTTTTGGGATTCTCACAGAAGATGGCCCAAGGGACGACCCTTGCCGCCATGATACCGCCCATCGGTCTCATGGCGGCGCTCATGTATTGGAAGGCCGGTAATGTTGATTTTAAGGCGGCAATTCTACTTGCGTGCGGGTTCTTTATCGGAGGCTGGATAGGCGGAACCCTCGTGCAGGAGATCCCCGACGGGATCATCCGGAAGGTCTTTGCCATATTTTTGGTGATAATCGCCGTTAAGATGTGGATGAAATAA
- a CDS encoding ribulose 1,5-bisphosphate carboxylase: MSFFADGDINLDDYIVETYFFESTIDPKEAAEHLCQEQSTAQWKRVGVDEDLRTKHGAKILDLRIIEKSPSEPANLRTCEPANPSWCEVKIAHPHINFGAKIPNLLTAAAGEGAFFSPGITTIKLTDIEFPEKFVNQFEGPMFGIKGLRGHCNIINRPFFIGVVKPNIGLSPKDFAKLAFEAWVGGLDIAKDDEMLSDAPWSSLSERTKLCAEAAKKAEDLTGEKKMFLANITDEVDELLRLHDLAVKNGAGMVMVNVMAVGLSAVRMLRKHSKVPIVAHFDFIAPMSRLPFHGISSELLTKLQRIVGCDIIIMPGFGERMKTSDTEVLSNVNECNRHLGKLKSSLPTPGGSDWAGTLPSVYDKLKTFDFGFVPGRGVFGHPMGPKGGAQSLRQAWEAILNGISLTEHSKNNPELKSALDLWSARS; this comes from the coding sequence ATGAGCTTCTTTGCAGACGGAGACATCAACCTAGACGACTACATAGTCGAGACCTACTTCTTTGAATCGACCATCGACCCGAAAGAGGCGGCGGAACATTTGTGTCAGGAGCAATCGACCGCACAGTGGAAACGCGTAGGAGTTGACGAAGATCTTCGCACAAAACACGGCGCCAAGATACTTGATCTAAGGATAATAGAAAAATCGCCCTCCGAACCTGCGAACCTGCGAACCTGCGAACCTGCTAACCCATCATGGTGCGAAGTGAAAATAGCTCACCCACATATAAACTTCGGTGCAAAGATACCGAACCTCCTTACCGCCGCGGCCGGCGAAGGGGCGTTTTTCTCGCCGGGAATAACGACCATCAAACTTACCGATATCGAATTCCCCGAAAAGTTCGTGAATCAGTTCGAAGGTCCCATGTTCGGGATCAAAGGTTTAAGGGGTCATTGTAACATCATCAATCGCCCGTTCTTTATAGGCGTTGTTAAGCCTAATATCGGTCTTTCTCCAAAGGATTTTGCCAAGCTTGCCTTTGAGGCATGGGTAGGCGGGCTCGATATCGCAAAAGATGACGAAATGCTCTCAGATGCCCCATGGTCGTCCCTTTCAGAGCGGACCAAACTTTGCGCCGAGGCCGCAAAGAAGGCAGAGGATCTAACAGGCGAAAAGAAGATGTTCCTTGCCAATATAACGGACGAGGTCGACGAGCTTTTAAGACTTCATGACTTGGCGGTAAAGAACGGCGCCGGAATGGTTATGGTAAATGTCATGGCGGTCGGGCTTTCGGCCGTACGGATGTTAAGAAAACATTCAAAGGTCCCGATAGTTGCCCACTTTGATTTCATTGCCCCAATGTCTAGGCTCCCCTTTCACGGAATATCGAGCGAACTCTTGACCAAGCTTCAAAGAATTGTAGGTTGCGATATCATTATAATGCCGGGTTTCGGAGAAAGAATGAAGACCTCCGATACCGAAGTCCTTTCAAATGTCAACGAGTGCAACAGACATTTAGGAAAACTTAAAAGCTCACTTCCAACTCCAGGCGGAAGCGATTGGGCTGGAACTCTTCCTTCGGTATATGACAAACTAAAGACCTTCGATTTTGGTTTCGTCCCGGGCAGGGGCGTATTTGGCCACCCCATGGGGCCAAAAGGCGGGGCGCAAAGCCTTCGTCAGGCGTGGGAAGCTATCTTAAATGGAATATCACTGACGGAACACTCAAAGAATAATCCGGAGCTCAAATCAGCTTTAGACCTCTGGTCTGCCAGATCCTAG